Part of the Aquabacterium sp. NJ1 genome, CCCGGGCAAGGGCGTGATCCTGCTGTGCCGCACTTCCAACCCGGGTGGCTCGGACCTGCAGAACCTGCGCCTGGCCGACATCCCCGGCCAGCCCCGCGTGTACGAGCACATCGCCGCGCAGGCACAAGGCCCCTGGAACACCAATGGCCACATGGGCCTGGTGGTGGGCGCGACCTTCCCTGAAGAAATCGCCCGTGTGCGTGAGCTGGCCCCCACGCTGCCTTTGCTGATCCCCGGTGTGGGCGCGCAAGGTGGTGATGCGGCGGCTACCGTCAAAGCGGGCTTGAAGACCGACGCCTCGGGGGCCATCACCGGCACCATCATCGTCAACAGCTCGCGTGCGGTGCTGTACGCCAGCAGCGGCGAGGACTACGCCAGCGCGGCGAGCCAGGCGGCGCAAGCCACGCGTCTGGCACTGAACGCGGCGCGCTGATGCATTCAGCCTGATCGGGGTAGGGTGGGGCAAGGTGCCCTGGCCCATGTCAGACTAGGGCCCATGTTCCTGCTCAGGCTCTTGCTCAAGAACGCGTTCAGGCATCGCCTGCGCGCCTTGCTGACCATGATCGGTCTGGTCGTGGCCATTGCCGCCTTCGGCCTGCTGCGCACCATCGTCGACGCCTGGTACGCCGGGGTGGACGCCACGTCCAGCACGCGTCTGATCACGCGCAGCTCGATCTCGCTGACCTTTCCCTTGCCCCTGAACTACGCCGAGCGCATCAAGTCGGTGGACGGGGTGAGCGGCATCTCATGGGCCAACTGGTTCGGCGGCATCTACATCACCGAGCGCAACTTCTTTGCGCAGTTCGCCGTCGACCCGCCCAGCTACCTGGCGCTGTACCCCGAGTTCATCCTGAGCGACCAGGAGAAGCAGGACTTCTTCCATGACCGCCAGGGCTGCGTGGTCGGGCGCAAGCTGGCCGACAAGTTCGGCTGGAAGGTGGGCGACACGATCGCGATGCGCGGCACCATCTACCCGGGCACCTGGACCTTCACCATCCGCGGCATCTACAAGGGCAAGGACGCCAAGACCGATGCGCAGCAGATGTTCATCCACTGGAAGCTGCTGGCCGAGACGATCCGTGCGCGCATGGGGGGCGGGCCGCAGGCCGACCATGTGGGCGTGTACGTGGTGGGCATCAAGAACCCGGATGACGCCCCCTTGATCTCGCAGCGCATCGACGCGCTGTTCAAGAACTCGCTGGCGGAAACGCTCACCGAAACCGAGAAGGCTTTTCAGCTCGGCTTCGTGTCCATGAGCGAGGCCATCTTGCTGGCCGTGCAGGCCGTGAGCTTCATCATCATCCTGATCATCATGGCGGTGATGGCCAACACGATGACGATGACGGCGCGCGAACGCCTGGCCGAGTACGCCACGCTCAAGGCGCTGGGTTTCGGGCCGAACTTCGTGGTCAAACTGCTGTTTGGCGAAAGCCTGTTGATCGCCCTGATCGGCGGGTTCATCGGCATGGCCGTGACCTTCCCGCTGGCGCGTGCTTTTGTGAACGCGGCGGGCACGCTGTTTCCCATCTTCAACGTGTCCATGCTGACCATCAGCCTGCAGTTGGGGGCCAGTGTCGTGGTGGGCACCGTGGCGGCGGCCTGGCCGGCCTGGAAGATGTCCCGCATCGACATCGTGCAGGGACTGCGGCATGTGGCTTGAGGGCTGACACCCCCTATGTGGTGATGGTGGCAGGGGGCCGTTGGCGATATCCTCCGGCCTCATCAAAAAAATGATCAGGGAAGAAGCCTCGGATGCCGCGATGTGGTGTTCGGGTGTTGCGCATGGCGCTGTCGATTTACCAACTCAAGCCCCGTTTCCAGGCATTGCTGCGGCCGATGGTTGCCAGGCTGGCGCGTCTCGGCGTTACCGCCAATCAGGTGACCTTGAGTGCCTGTCTGGTGTCTGTGGCCGTCGGCCTCGGGCTCTATCTGGCGAATACCCCGTGGGCCTGGTATGCGCTGATACCGGTTTGGATGCTGCTTCGCATGGCCTTCAATGCGGTGGATGGCATGCTGGCTCGCGAGCATGGCCAGCAATCCGTGTTGGGGGCCTACCTCAACGAGCTGACGGACGTCCTGTCCGACGCGGCCCTCTATATGCCGTTCGCGCGTGTCGCGCCCTTTGATCCCTTCTGGCTCGGGGTGGTGGTGCTGGCTTCGGCCTTGTCCGAGATGGCGGGCGCCTTGGGTGCCACCGTGGGCGGCGTGCGCCAATACGACGGGCCCATGGGCAAGAGCGACCGGGCCTTCGTGTTCGGCCTGCTCGGCGCGCTGGTGGCCTTGTTCGGTCAAGGCGCGGGCCTGCCCAGCCATTGGTGGCCAGTGGCCTGGGTGCTGCCGCTGGTGGCGGTGCTGACCAGTTGCGCCATCTACAACCGCATTCAATCAGGGATCCAACATAGCCATGAGCGCCGTTCTTGAATCGACGGGTGCGTCTGCCCCGGCTCCGCGTCGCCACACCGAGCACCATTTCGTCACCCACGACGGGCAGCAACTGTTTTACCGGTATTGGCCGGCTACCTCGGGGGTGGCTCGGGGTGCGATCGTTCTGTTCCACCGCGGGCACGAGCATGGCGGGCGCATGGCGCATCTGGTCGACGAGCTGGATTTGCCCGACATGGCCTTCTTCGCATGGGATGCACGCGGGCATGGCCAGTCCCCGGGGCCGCGCGGCTACAGCCCCAGCTTTGCCACCTCGGTGCGCGACATCCAGACCTTCATGGCGCACCTGCAGGCCGAGCATGGCGTGGCCCAGTCCGATGTGCATGTCGTGGCGCAGAGCGTCGGTGCCGTGCTGGTCTCGGCCTGGGTGCATGACTACGCGCCTCGCCTTCGTGGCCTGACGCTGGCTTCGCCGGCCTTCAAGGTCAAGCTCTATGTGCCCTTCGCGCGCGCCGGCATCCGTTTGTGGCAAAGCCTGGTGGGGCCCTTCTATGTCAACAGCTACGTCAAGGCGAAGTTCCTGACGCACGATGCCGAACGCATCGCCAGTTACGAGGCTGATCCCTTGATCGCCCGGCCGATTGCCTCGCACATCCTGCTGGGCCTGTACGAAGCCGCCGAGCGTGTCGTGGCCGATGCGGCCGCCATCACGGTGCCCACGCAGTTGCTGATCTCCGGTGCGGACTGGGTCGTGCACCAGGGGCCGCAGCGTGCGTTCTTCCAGCGCCTGGGCAGTGCGGTCAAAGAGGTTCATGAGCTGCCGGGCTTCTTCCATGACACGCTGGGTGAGAAGGACCGTCATGTGGCGGTGGCGCGCATCCGCGATTTCGTGAACAAGCGCTTTGCAGTGCGCGCGCCGGCGCCGGTGGATCTGCGCATGCCGCACAGGCAGGGCGCGACTTTCGATGAGGCCCAGGCACTGGCTCGTCCGCTGTCGCCCTGGTCCTTGCGTGGGTTGTACTGGGCCAGCGTGCGCACGGGCTTGCGCGTCGGCGGCTGGCTGTCCAAGGGGATTGCGCTGGGGCATGCCACCGGCTTTGACTCGGGCAGCACGCTGGACTATGTTTACCGCAACCAGGCGGCAGGCATGGGCCCGATCGGGCGACTGGTGGATCGGGTCTATCTGGATTCGATCGGGTGGCGTGGCATCCGCGTGCGCAAGCAGCACGTGCAGGAACTGCTGAACCACGCCATGGCGCGTGTCAGGGATCAAGGCATGCCGGTTCGGCTGATGGACATCGCTGCAGGGCACGGCCGTTATGTGCTGGATGCCGTGGCCGACTCGGCGGTGAAGCCAGAAGCCATCCTGCTGCGCGACTACAGCGACATCAACGTGCAGGACGGGACGGCCCTGATCCAGGCGCGTGGTTTGCAGCAAGTGGCCCGTTTCGTGAAGGCGGATGCCTTTGACCGGGCCTCGCTGCGCAGCGTACAGCCGGCACCGACGGTCGCCGTCGTGTCAGGCCTGTACGAGCTGTTTGCCGACAACCAGATGGTGTCGGAGTCCCTGGCGGGCATCGCGGACGCCATGCCCGAAGGGGGCTGCCTCGTGTACACCGGCCAGCCCTGGCACCCTCAACTGGAGATGATCGCGCGGGCGCTGACCAGCCACCGTCAAGGCCAGGCCTGGGTGATGCGCCGGCGCACCCAGCAGGAGATGGACCAGCTGGTCGAGGCTGCGGGCTTTCGCAAGGTGAGCCAGCGTGTGGACGAGTGGGGCATCTTCACCGTGTCGCTGGCGGTGCGGGTGAGGTCGGCTTGAGTCTGGTACGCGTGGCGCCCATGTGGCGTCCCGGCTTGCTGGCCCTGCTGGTGC contains:
- a CDS encoding bifunctional alpha/beta hydrolase/class I SAM-dependent methyltransferase, which produces MSAVLESTGASAPAPRRHTEHHFVTHDGQQLFYRYWPATSGVARGAIVLFHRGHEHGGRMAHLVDELDLPDMAFFAWDARGHGQSPGPRGYSPSFATSVRDIQTFMAHLQAEHGVAQSDVHVVAQSVGAVLVSAWVHDYAPRLRGLTLASPAFKVKLYVPFARAGIRLWQSLVGPFYVNSYVKAKFLTHDAERIASYEADPLIARPIASHILLGLYEAAERVVADAAAITVPTQLLISGADWVVHQGPQRAFFQRLGSAVKEVHELPGFFHDTLGEKDRHVAVARIRDFVNKRFAVRAPAPVDLRMPHRQGATFDEAQALARPLSPWSLRGLYWASVRTGLRVGGWLSKGIALGHATGFDSGSTLDYVYRNQAAGMGPIGRLVDRVYLDSIGWRGIRVRKQHVQELLNHAMARVRDQGMPVRLMDIAAGHGRYVLDAVADSAVKPEAILLRDYSDINVQDGTALIQARGLQQVARFVKADAFDRASLRSVQPAPTVAVVSGLYELFADNQMVSESLAGIADAMPEGGCLVYTGQPWHPQLEMIARALTSHRQGQAWVMRRRTQQEMDQLVEAAGFRKVSQRVDEWGIFTVSLAVRVRSA
- the pyrF gene encoding orotidine-5'-phosphate decarboxylase, with the translated sequence MNFTDQLAQAQRQNDSLLCVGLDPEPSRFPGAWKGQSDRIYDFCAAIVDATKDLVCAFKPQIAYFAAHRAEDQLERLMAHMRRVAPYVPVILDAKRGDIGSTAEQYAHEAFDRYQADAVTLSPFMGFDTMQPFLKYPGKGVILLCRTSNPGGSDLQNLRLADIPGQPRVYEHIAAQAQGPWNTNGHMGLVVGATFPEEIARVRELAPTLPLLIPGVGAQGGDAAATVKAGLKTDASGAITGTIIVNSSRAVLYASSGEDYASAASQAAQATRLALNAAR
- a CDS encoding FtsX-like permease family protein; amino-acid sequence: MFLLRLLLKNAFRHRLRALLTMIGLVVAIAAFGLLRTIVDAWYAGVDATSSTRLITRSSISLTFPLPLNYAERIKSVDGVSGISWANWFGGIYITERNFFAQFAVDPPSYLALYPEFILSDQEKQDFFHDRQGCVVGRKLADKFGWKVGDTIAMRGTIYPGTWTFTIRGIYKGKDAKTDAQQMFIHWKLLAETIRARMGGGPQADHVGVYVVGIKNPDDAPLISQRIDALFKNSLAETLTETEKAFQLGFVSMSEAILLAVQAVSFIIILIIMAVMANTMTMTARERLAEYATLKALGFGPNFVVKLLFGESLLIALIGGFIGMAVTFPLARAFVNAAGTLFPIFNVSMLTISLQLGASVVVGTVAAAWPAWKMSRIDIVQGLRHVA
- a CDS encoding CDP-alcohol phosphatidyltransferase family protein, which codes for MALSIYQLKPRFQALLRPMVARLARLGVTANQVTLSACLVSVAVGLGLYLANTPWAWYALIPVWMLLRMAFNAVDGMLAREHGQQSVLGAYLNELTDVLSDAALYMPFARVAPFDPFWLGVVVLASALSEMAGALGATVGGVRQYDGPMGKSDRAFVFGLLGALVALFGQGAGLPSHWWPVAWVLPLVAVLTSCAIYNRIQSGIQHSHERRS